The Drosophila gunungcola strain Sukarami chromosome 2R unlocalized genomic scaffold, Dgunungcola_SK_2 000013F, whole genome shotgun sequence genome includes the window CCtaaatttattatgtataCGCTCCtcacaatttataaaaatccaAATATAAGTATAGCTTATTCGCAACTTATGTATGTGTTCtactaataaaattgttataaaaaaaacaccaagtAATAaacgataaataaatttggcaTTGGGAAGCCAaacaattttatgaaaaatagaTAGGCTTATATTTGTCCCAATCATTCCATTGGCAGCTTTTAAACATAGTTATCCCATTTTAATGATAACACAAATTTCCTCCTCTTTAAGAATGCAATTTGGTTCTGTTCAAGTAATGAGATATATATTTACCAAATATAAAATGGAACTTTTGCTTCTTGCATCTTAACTAATGTCTTAAGTAAACTGTCTTTTAGTCTAGGTAGAAAGTCCACTATTCGGGTACAGAAGCAGCCTGCTCCTCCTGTTGATCCTTTTCCTTAGTGGACAGGCCGCGAATGCTGACGTCGTAGACTACCTCTTCGATCTTCTTGACATCATACTTTAAGGCATCAAAGCGCTTCCTCAAGCCATCGTTCTTTAGATTCAATAGACGGAAGCCCGTGTTTAGGTCGCCAATAAAATGGGAGATGTTGAGGGGACGTTCATAGTCGCCCATGGTGACAGAATTGGTGGCAAATCGGGAGAGTTCCGAGGCCAACTGCAGGATGCCCAGCAAGTAGTCCTCCACATCCAGATGGAAGCCCTCGGATTGGTTGGTCTTcactgcaaataaataaattaatattacattGAAGGGTTTTTAAAGGATTACTATTATCGAAAACTTACATCCCAACATTTCAGCCACAGTTTCGCGGGTGACCAAAAATCCCGCCTCCAGGTAAATAACCAAGGCAATGAGAAAGATCAAACGCTGCGTGATATAAGTCCAATGATCGGAGTATCTGTAGAAAGCGGTCCATTAGACACCCACTATGAAAAGTACGGATTTTCTAGCCGTCTGACTCACCTGTAGTACTGCCCAGCTGGCACCAAGCCGGCCAATTTCTGGTACTTTTCGGCGCAGGCTTCAATTTGTTTGCGTGCCAAACCACAGGCGCCACTAACTATGTTTCAAGGAAAATACATTGTTTATATTGAACACCAACAGCTAACTAAAACCCATAGTAATAAACTTACTTTGGCTCAAATCGCTGTGTATAATCTGCAATTTAATCTGCACTTCCTTAGCCAATTGTTCGATTTCACGCACCACAATGCGGATGTTCTGTAGGAAGggttttttaagaaagttaTTGACTTAATTTATGATTGACCTACCTCCCTGAGCTCCTGCTCATTGTCAATATACTTTTGGTAGTTCGAAAATATGtccaaatttacaaaattcgacatttttggtaaaaatttCACTTGCGTTGTCGCTTGTTTATGCCGGCGTTAGAGATGGTAATTAAGACAAGCAATAGTTTGTGTACACCTATCGATAGCTGTTATCGCTTACCCTAAACAGTGTTGGCTAACGCTTGATTTGTCATCTGtggttttattaattttgttttgtcaatCAAGTTCCAATTAGAATTGAAATAGGCTCGTGACAAAATGTCGTATGTGAGTGTTTTTTGGCTTGAGCAAGTGGAATAAAAGTATTAATTGTTCACTATTTGCAGGGACAAGGTTATAATCCGTATGGTCAGCCCGGTGGAGGCTATGCCGCCCCGCCCGGAGCATTTCCACCGCAAAATGCCCAGGTTTCTCCGCAGGCCCAGCAATGGTTTGCAATGGTGGATCGCGACCGGTCTGGAAAGATCAACGCCTCCGAGTTGCAGGCCGCCCTGGTAAATGGGCGTGGCGATCACTTCTCGGATAACGCATGCAAGCTGATGATAAGTAAGCAGTAGTCCCTACAATTCCCCAAAATTCCCATAGTCCCCCCCCTTCAGGAATATTTGTGACGTCAGTTGACTTCCGTGTTGTATACATATACAGTAGGACTTCCATAACTCGAACATCCATTTCTCAAAATCGAACTTTGTATGTAGTtacctttttatatattggCTTTCTGTTTTGCTATACCAATTTTGcaagatacattttaaaattgtgttttataCATAATAATTAGTAAATACAACCCTAAAAGTATAATAATGTAAACTATTGAAATAGGAAGTATAAATACCAGTTATAGCACTtctataacaatatttttggtGAAGAAGTCTGACTGTAGCTATATACAAACTTATGTCGGGCACATGCATATTTGTTTAGATCACCTGGAGCGCCTGGCACTATCTCAATTGTTTACCTTAAGATTAATGTTCTTTTTAtcgcctttttttttaaatttactcaATAGGCATGTTCGACAACGATGCCAGCGGCACCATTGACGTGTATGAGTTTGAGAAGCTCTACAACTATATCAACCAGTGGCTGGTAAGGATTTTATTGTGTTGAAGCTTAGTTTTTGGCTTATTGAGTCCTCACTGTTGCAGCAAGTCTTCAAGACCTACGACCAAGACGCCTCTGGACATATCGAGGAGCATGAGCTTACACAGGGTATGTTTAGCTTTTCACTACAATCGAAGTAGtctgaaattaattttgttagtcatcgttttctttgaaaatgttttaacaaACAAAGTCTTATCGATCTTAAAATAAGTATACATTTCGGTCGTAAAAGTACTTACCTTTTcctacaaataaaaattataaacttttaggGAGAAACGCAACCAAAGGCACAGCGATTTTTTTGTTACGCCCTTAAATTAgtcaactttttattaaaaatggtaaTGTTTTTACAGTAAtctttgataaaaaaaaaaaaaaaacaaataattatagaaataaattaacctctattttttataaggatGTAGTACCGAATAATTATTCCCTGAGAGaaacgaaaaaatataaagaattgtttttagatttataGCCTATAGTGTGATTATCTGTAGAGTCTCAATATGAAATATTGTAACAATTTATTGCCATGCTATAtaggtttttataaattgattttaaaagcatACACTTTACGGCCCCAactaactaaaaaatatactttcaGCCTTCACCCAGATGGGCTTTCGCTTTACGCCTGAGTTCATCAATTTTCTGGTGAAGAAGAGCGATCCGCAGGCACACAAGGAGGTGTCCGTGGACCAGTTCATCGTGCTCTGCGTTCAGGTGCAGCGCTTCACCGAGGCTTTCAGGCAGCGGGACACCCAACAGAATGGAACCATCACAATTGGCTTCGAGGATTTCCTGACCGTGGCCATTGGCTGCTCGTACTGATTTATCAAGGCAACGAATCCAAGGGAACTAAAATCCATACTCTTGCACACACACTACAGTCATCAGATTGCGCGCTTGGtgcattttctttaaatttctaCGGTGTTTGTTAGCTTTTTAATATGTACTGCATTATTTCACTCCACAGTCACATTGCAATCTCCTGGTATCAGAATCcaatttcaaaagtatttgttATCGCAGTTCGACTCAATCATAGTACAAAGTCTCTTGCGCCTAATAATAAACTATACacatgtatttttaaaagttaatatataattgtgttttatttaaaatgtaaacattgTATATGAAAGGTTCATTATAAAATCATGTCTTATGTTAGCAGTCACACTGCCCCACAGTTCAAAATCGTGTCTTCGTAGATCGGTGAAGATCACGTTGATATGCATTTAGGAATTATAATCTTATTTAGTATACAATCATAAAATCTTGGGCGATTCAATGTGACGGCACAAAAGCTTAATGgtaaaatacaaacattaatATCAGATAAAACATTTAGGCATAATAagtgtttggttttttggtttgggAATCGTATGATGTTCCAATTTCTTTTTGGTCATgggtaaataatttttacgatACAAAAAAGTCAGTCTTAAAGTCCGTAACTATATCAAACGAATGTCTTCAGGGCGAGgaatatgtttgtttttttttgttccaaaATTGGGCAATGGcttgtttaataaaaagatCTGAAAATAATCTCTTCTAAACTAGCTCAGTCATGGAGTATTTAGTGTATATGGCATCGATTGAGGTGATCGAGTAGTTACCAAAAGTTATGTCTTAGGAGCTTGATTAAGCCAAGTTAAGAGATCGTTGGGTGGCAGAGGTTTTTTTTGGGCAAGATGCTGGAAACATTTCGGAAATACGCTCATGGCGAGCCCTTAGagaatacttttaattttggatAGCAGCGTAGTGCTTTTAATCTCTTAAATGATACTGgccttataaaaatgtaatttagtGTTGATCGAATTTCTAGTTAATATGTTGCACAAAAATTcgataatataaaaattattcgattgatatttttttttttttttacaattttcaagtTAAGAATAGACGCATCAACATATTTAGCGCATCGTTAAAAAAAGGCCTTAAGACTACTTTGATTATTTGCTTGATTAGATTGGTTTACATTTGCTTAGATAACATAAATTATTACaagtaaacattaaatatttgggATGACACACATGAATGACAAGAAATAATATTCGCAAATGGACAAATCAAGACACATCAAACTGACACCAGTCGAAAgagtttcaaattaaattaaatggaagCATCACTCGGTCCCCATACAGATTTATTTGGTTTCAAGCTGTGAGCACTCTCCCTTCACATTGAAGTCGATGATCAGCTTGCCCTGTGAGTCATCCGACATGGAACCGCTCATACCATTTTCGCATTTCATCGAATACTTGGATCGCCTTTTGCTGGGCAGCTGCGGCAGATCGGTGTGGTGTTTCCGCACATGGACACCGAGATTGCCGCGCTGCTTGGACTTGTAGGGGCAGTAGGGACACTGATGCGACGGCTCCTTGCCGCCGCACTCCACATTTTCGTGGCGACGCAGTGTGGACTTCCAGCGATACTTTTTGCCGCAGTGGCGACACTCGTACACCGGCTCCCCGTCCAGGCCGATGCCATTGGGACTGGTGGTGCTcccgttgctgctgctgccaccgTAGTCGCTCAGTGTGAACTCCAGGTTGCGGAAGGCCTGCGAATGGGCCTCCAATATCGAGTTGGCCGATCCACCATGGGCATTGGCATGGAACATGCCCAGGCCAGCGTTCCGGacaccaccaccgccaccgccggcGCCGCCCTGCTCCATCAGGTGAATGTCATCGAAGGCATGGTATCGCCCCTCATCTTCGTCCTCCGTCGAGTAGCCCGGTTCGTTTTCGCACTCCGAGTGGCGGAGGTCACGCTCTTGCTGCTTCCGCAAGAGGTTCTCCAGTATTTTGGTGGGTGTAATGTCACCGCCGCCGGCGACTCCAGCATCGTTCTCCTCCTTGATCCGACGATGCGGCGTCTGATGGCGCAGGATCTCCTGGGCACGCAACTGCTGCTGGAAACTGTGCAGGCCATTCCGCATCAGGGCCTCGGCAATAACGGCCGCCTGCGGTTTGGGCGCCAGGGAGAGCGAACTGTTGGCCACCAGCACGGATGTTGGTATGGCCGTAACACCGCCCACTTTTTCCATGGGCGACGCCGCTGTCTTCAGAGTGAATTTGGGCCTTGGATGAAATGAGGCGGCGGCGCCAACGGCAGCACCCACCACAtgcgttgttgtt containing:
- the LOC128256042 gene encoding peflin, which codes for MSYGQGYNPYGQPGGGYAAPPGAFPPQNAQVSPQAQQWFAMVDRDRSGKINASELQAALVNGRGDHFSDNACKLMISMFDNDASGTIDVYEFEKLYNYINQWLQVFKTYDQDASGHIEEHELTQAFTQMGFRFTPEFINFLVKKSDPQAHKEVSVDQFIVLCVQVQRFTEAFRQRDTQQNGTITIGFEDFLTVAIGCSY
- the LOC128256036 gene encoding longitudinals lacking protein isoform X18, producing MSYNLNGFGTKTHSPHKSTNTSATTSSSITYKKKNTKKKKTVCFICCCSFFYSICQKYLSRKENTAPDVATTAEIQRSFQRSILNGKQRDEQKIQLPGSRRKRLSVTEVSDMLFEFYKTKSAKVPKQEQQVSHRQVSPTSGEILDPSTIPAMAVYGSATETASKNLNADEMMRTQNTTTTTHVVGAAVGAAASFHPRPKFTLKTAASPMEKVGGVTAIPTSVLVANSSLSLAPKPQAAVIAEALMRNGLHSFQQQLRAQEILRHQTPHRRIKEENDAGVAGGGDITPTKILENLLRKQQERDLRHSECENEPGYSTEDEDEGRYHAFDDIHLMEQGGAGGGGGGVRNAGLGMFHANAHGGSANSILEAHSQAFRNLEFTLSDYGGSSSNGSTTSPNGIGLDGEPVYECRHCGKKYRWKSTLRRHENVECGGKEPSHQCPYCPYKSKQRGNLGVHVRKHHTDLPQLPSKRRSKYSMKCENGMSGSMSDDSQGKLIIDFNVKGECSQLETK
- the LOC128256041 gene encoding translin translates to MSNFVNLDIFSNYQKYIDNEQELRENIRIVVREIEQLAKEVQIKLQIIHSDLSQISGACGLARKQIEACAEKYQKLAGLVPAGQYYRYSDHWTYITQRLIFLIALVIYLEAGFLVTRETVAEMLGLKTNQSEGFHLDVEDYLLGILQLASELSRFATNSVTMGDYERPLNISHFIGDLNTGFRLLNLKNDGLRKRFDALKYDVKKIEEVVYDVSIRGLSTKEKDQQEEQAASVPE